The following DNA comes from Hemibagrus wyckioides isolate EC202008001 linkage group LG05, SWU_Hwy_1.0, whole genome shotgun sequence.
CCAAGCTATTAATTTTTATGCCAAAATGCTTTTGGGTTCTTACATTTGAATCGGGCAGAAGGTGTTGACTAATAGCCAGGCAAATCACTGATTAGTTCAATGCCCTTGTTCGAATATGTCATGGTTATATGTCAAATGGTTATAGTAATGGCTCATTTACAGGGAGTTGTGTGGTGGTCTTTATGTGTAATCTAAGTGTAATAATCAACTATTCAAAAaaattatggaaggagtctcaacAGCCCTTTATGTTTAAGTGATAACAGAAACAAACTTGTGTTGCAGATGTTTCATGACATTGAATGTAActttaaatggttaaaaaaatatgtgAGGTTTCcataagaaaatgtaaaaaaaaccctgtgttGATTGAGAGGGATAAGACAGTTTGGGAATTGTTGTTATAGGAAGCTCTGTAAGCAAAATTATATAAGATCCTTGAAAATTCAACTGGAAAATTTCCCTTAATTAtatttagggatttattttagttttcagAGTCCCATTGTCacaaaatcacaacacacaagcCAGAGCAACTCCTAATGAAATAACACCTCAAAACTATTTTCCACAGAATCCTGGAATTAACCCACCAGAAGTCAGAGACCCCAGAATTGCCCGCTTTTGGACCAAGTTTAAAGAGAAAAATCTGCCACTCCCTAAGTTCAAGGTTAAAACAGTAAATTTGTACCATTTTTCTGTCTCCTCACTGGAGACAGAaactttgtttattaataatacatgATAAGGAATGACCCATTCACCAGTAGATCTTTTTTATAGGTTGATGAGAATTATGTTGGTCCACCGAAGGAGGTGACGTTCGCCAGGTTGAACGACAACATCAAGGCCGCGTTCTTGACGGACATGTGCCGAAAGTTCGGAGAGATCCAAGAGGTGGAGGTTTTGTTCAATCCCAAGAATAAGAAACATTTAGGAATAGCCAAAGTCGTTTTTGAAACTATCCGAGGAGCCAATGACGCGGTTCAAAAACTACACAGTACTTCAGTAATGGGAAACCGCATTCACGTGGAGTTGGACCCAAGGGGTAAGAAAGGCGTTCTTATACTCCTCAGTTTATGTGGTTTGGATTTTTTAAGACAAAGATGAgccaaaaatgacatttttatctGACTTTTGGTATCCGAAGGTTGCATGGCAAGTTGTTGAATATCTTAATCAGAAATATTTATGTGGTTTCTACCAAAAGGACATTGCATATCTAgactacatggccaaaagtgTCTGCAAGTATGTGTTtattgaacatcccattccagatccCACTGAATCCCCTTTTTGCTGTTATAGTAAGCTCCAGtattctaggaaggctttccacaagtttCTAGACTGCATCTGTGCCCATTCacccacaagagcattagtgagatcaggcactgatgttttgttagtgaggaggtctggagttcagtcagtgttccagtacatcccgaaggtgttcagtagggttgagtcagagtcagtgcTCTTCTGttcaggacactcgagttcttctacACCAATCTCGGCACAACATGTCTTCAGGgaacttgctttgtgcacaggcaCATTGTCATGCTATAACAGATTTACTTTACAGAGACATTTGATACAAGTGTGTGCTTTTTGGTACAtatttgtggtaacagtttggggattAACCACATATGGGCGTGATCGtcagggtgcacatacttttgtccATATCACATATCAATATGCATGAGAGGTGATACAGATGATCATATAGTTcatatgttttatttgtatatttgttttattaaatggaCATATTTTGTTCTAATATGAATTTCATTGTGTATTACTGAGCCAAGAATTTGGAAATCAAACTTTTTCAGCTAAATTGGGGAAATTGTGTCTCTGCTTTCAGGAGAGAAGCGGACTCGATATTTCCAGCTGCTTGTCAGTGGACTGTATACTCCCTTTACTCTTCCTTTAGGGGAAGAGGCCTGGGGACCACAGTCACCCACCTACAGCTCTGACTCCCACAATGTGAGTGTGACATGCATGCTTATTAAGCAGTGATGAATTCTATCAAATATAAATTGCTGATACATAACAAAACATACAACaaagtgtttattttaatcattaagTAAGGGAGACATATCTTATGGGGAGCCTTAAGACCTAAGTCCTGGTTGTTAGCAGTCGCATGATAGAGGAGCTGTGCTGCTCACACTCATTCGCAGTAATCACATCACTCtgcttctcatttgcataaaatggTTACTCCATTCGACCCCAAAGAACCCAGAGAAGTTGACTCTTTCTGTTATCTAAGTTTTAAGTTATTTAAGTTTTGGAGCTTTTTAACTTAAGTCGTTTGCTTTATTCTTTGCAGGAGTATGACCCAGTGAAGCGCCTCTCTCATGGTTTGCTGTCGTCATCTTCTATGCTACTCGGCTCTACCCCGTTTGATTGCTCCACCCCTATGTCCATGGACACCGCCTATTCCAGCATGCATCAGGACACTCCATGTAGTTTCTGGCAGGACACTCCACACGGCTCGCCAACGTCTCAGAGTAACCCAGGAACCCCTCTGCACTGCGAGAGCCTTGCACATACAacagatacatatacatacactgatacacacgcttCAAAACCCATCCCACAGTCGACTCCATTCATCAGCTCTGAATCCCAAAACACCTATCATAACCCTCACCTGGTCCAGCTAACGCCACATACACCAAATGCAAGGCAGGGGTCTTTGATTAGCGTTACCCAAATTTCCTGGACCTCTAAAGGGCATGTGGTATCAGGAGGCCAGTCCCACAAAGTCGGCAGAGCTCCTAGAGGTGGGCCCAGGGATCGTGTATGGGGCAATAAATATCAAAACGCATATAACCGTCGACCGGAGCATCGCTATGTGCACAGACCTGGATTCAACAGATCTCACTATCGTTCAGGATGCACAACAAACCTAGTGCCTTTAGTTACATTTCAGGAATCTTCAGCTGCTCAGACACAACTGGATAAGTCTCACACTGGTAGTAGCACAAATAAACCAACAGGACAAACATCCATGGAAGCACCTACAGGTAGTATGGACAAGGAACCAATTCCTCCAGTATCCCAGAGGGGCAACTTGTGTCAAGAACAGACATTGTGTTCACAACCATTGGGGAAATCTTTGGAGGTTCCTCAAAAAACACCTGGTGACATCTTTAACTCTCCTCCTCATGTCCCTGAGGTACAAGAGCAGGATACTTCTGCGATACAAACCCCAGAAAGGTGTATTTCCCCTGAGCCAGAAAGAAGTCCCTCAACAGGATCGTGTCCTCAAGAACAAGTGCCAAGCAGCCTGGACTCTCGTATCAAAATGCTCTTTGGTACTCAGAGTCCAGATGCAGAAGAGAATGAGGAGAATTCAAACTCAGAAGATCAGCTTTCCCTAAACATTCCTCAGCTGTCCTCCAAATCTGGACTGCCTTCTCCTCAATCCCCTGATGCCTCACCTACCCCGAATTTCCCTGCAGCTTCCAGTCACTGTAGTTCCACACAGCAGACTTCATTTACAATGGGGTTTGAAGACGTGAGTCCTTTTCCACTTCCGGACTCGacagaggaaggagaagaaacTCGACCAAGTAACGAACATCTGTCCAAGATACCTGTCATTTCAAACGTCTGTTCAACATCACGGCCGGCTCAGCAACTTTCTCACCAATCAGCTATGGTAAAAACTCCTTCATGGTTTTATCCCAAATGTGCTTGTCAGTGTTGGCTGTTTTAGAAGTTTTACTAAAAAATGGAACTGGTGCTTTCACAGCATGGAAAGTGAATGCTATTTTGGTGTACTTAGGTAGAAAAGGTCACTATTAACAAGTTTTCCTCACCAGATGTAAGGCACCAGATTCAGATGCAGCTATGGGTAAAATAGAATCttgcaaaaaaaatccaatacatAATCCAAAAACCTGAAAATTCCATTGTGTTATCCTTACACCCTATTCTCCCTGAGTCTCTAAGTATGTCTTGACAGTGTTTTACAAGtgaatgcttttattttctcttataGAATATACTGCCTCTAAGACAAGAAGCTTCTGATCAACCTGTTGCATCCGGGACCTGTTCTTCACCTGCTGCTTCTGTATTCCCATTACCTCCTCCTCCAGTTCTCCTACCACCACCAGGCTTTCCTACTGTACCACCACCAGTTCTGCCACCTATGTGTGGACCTTCACTCCCTGTACTACCCCCTGTACCAGTTCGAATCACTCCTCCTCCTAACCTTTCTGTATCTCCATCGCCTTTCTGCCTGGCACCACAAATCCCCTTAGGACAAATAAACAGGCCCCTGAGGTGGACTAACCCTCCAGCACCTCCTCCTTCTGCACCTCTTCCTATCCCGACCAGAATAACCCAGGGGAAATCCCACACTGTTTTCCCAACTCCTTTTTCCATTCTTCCTCCCCCGACACCCTTTACAGGTATGGACGGAGTGAGACAGGCATGTCCGACTTTTAATTCAGCTGCTGTTCCTGGCTATAGGGCACCATGGCCCCCCTCGCTCCTGCCTGTGTTTGACCCTTCAGTGCCACCTCCGGGGTACTTACCTGTGACCAAGTCACTCCACATGGCCACGGTGGATGGAGTGATAGCTGCTGTAGCAGCAGAACTCAGGATCATAGTGAAAAAAGACATTCATCGCAGGATAGTTGAAGGCGTTGCCTTTGCAGCATTTGATCAATGGTGGGATGAGAAGGAACACACCGCTAAGGTAAAAAAAGTCTGTTACAGATATACCACGAGCGCTCtggaattcttgattctgatttgTCAGAAGGTTTTGATTAGTTATCTATAGTTTGGAGCTCTCATAACTTGTGATATTTGTTTGAAAGGTGACAATATTTGTTCCTCTCTCTGATTCAGATATCGATGGTTCCAGTGAAATCCGGAGAAAGTAAAGAGAAAGAGCCTGTGAAGCTCAGAGTTCTGGAGCCATGGCAGATCATGGAGAGTATGGGGACAGAGGGCACAGTACTAGGCACTGGACTGGGGTTGGGCGTCCGCTCTGCCCTCAAACTGCCTTCATTTAAGGTACCACCaatcataaatatttctgattAAACTAATAATGTGCCAGTATACAGAAAAAAGGCGGCTTTACTAAATAGTGCAATATTTGAGTACCTATTTTATACAGTTGTATACAATTGAGACTAATATATAATAAGTGCTTGCAATAATCTGAGAAACAAATGAGGATGGGGAAATAAAGGGTCTTCAGCACCAGGAAGTGTTGACAACAGTGAGGAAAGCAAATATATTTTAacttcagttgttttttttgctgcagttttAGCTTGTTCATATAATCAACAAGAAGGGGGTTAATCTGCATTATTTCTAAGTTTGTGCTGAAACAAAATAAGCCATGGAGTGATTTTAGGTGAGGAAACAGTAAAGGTTTAGAAAAAAACATCTACAAATTTTACTATTCTGTCTCAATCATTAGCTGTCTCCATCATTAGCTGTGCTTTTTGtgctggtagtgtgtgtgtgagtagtgtgtggaTGTACTGTGTTTTACCTTTGCTTTGGGTTGCTTACATGTCTTCTTACGATGACCTCTGGTATCCTTAttgctttaattattatattcagGTGAAACGAAAGGATCCGTCTGGCGAGGACCCTCTAGGGGCTAAAAAGTCACGTCCATCCTCTTCACCtgttcacacactctcagaggAAACGGGTCAGTTCAGTGGTGTCAGTCAGCAATCCTTCACCTGCTTGTATCATACAGTGTCATTGCATGCAACAATACAGTAATACAAgacatataaataatatacaacaaattattaataatacagtACATTTCTTTACTTGTTCAGCAGTAGGACAGGAGACACACATGCAGAATGAAGAAGCGATTGAGCCCCAAAAGGAACCGGAAGTCTCTGTGGTGAAACGGCGCCATGCCAGACCTATGGAGCTGGACAGcgatgaggaggaggaacaggaagaggaagaggaggaggtgaagACCTCTGGAAATGTGGAGGAGCAAGAAGAGAGcaagaaaacaaatatttcaaatactGATAAGGTATAACTCACCTTGCTGAGataagagttttgtttcatcaGATAACAGCAATCTAACGAATGATTGTCTTCTCCTggtaaggatgatgatgatgagggagcTGGCGAAGGTGAGAGAAAGCAGGGGAGGTCTTCAGCTGTGCAGGTAGAAAAGAGAGAAGCGAGGATGAAAGGGATGACGGAGGATGAAACTCACTCAGGTAACAAAACAGCGATTACACAAACATTGTATGTCTTTTTATGTTTCTTATTACATTTAAATCTCATGCAGTActaattataaaaaaacaactctATCTAGCATctttacatataaataaaagtcaTCGCTTTGTTACATGTGAAGTAAATTCGTTTCATTGTTCCACAGAGGTGATTAGCATAGCATCATCAGAATCCTCCTCCATCACAGATTATGATTCCACACTCTCATCAAGAACTGATTCGAGCTCTTCTGACGAGAGTTGTTACTCGACTGACTGCGAGGAGTCTGTGGAAGATGACGAGGATGAAGGAGAAAGTCCATATTCTGAAGCTCCTGAAGAGGAGAGAGCAACTGAGGAGATTTGGATCTCATCAGATGAAGACGTCGAAGAATATGTGTCTCACACACCCGCTCGGTCTTCTGCGAACTCCTGGGATGACGAGCTCGTCCCGCCTCTGACTCCCTCTGCTCCGCTGTCTAACGACGGCGACTTCGACGACGCTCTGCTAGGTGAGAAATCAAATTCACCCATCGGAAAGGAATAGTTCTCTGTTCCCCAAAAGTTGTCAGCTACATGTTGGTGGCATTTCCATTAACATCATCTGCAACACACCCAAGGTCCTGCTTCCGAAACagcatatatacacatgcacacagcgcTGTaagattcttgattctgattggtcagaaggtattgattgaTTTTCCAAAGCAATAACTCTGACTGGCTTCAAGGCAGATTggtatgggaaaataatcagctttgggTCAGTTAAAGTAACTTGCCATAGGCTGTAAAAACACCATCCAGAGGTTgattaatttcttttaaaatgaacGACCCAGTTGTCGTATGCTTGACTTCATCTATACAATACATGTATAGCATGGTATAATtgcactgaacacaataaatattttttacaaaagctaaataactaaacacataAATGGACTTTACATTTAACTGATGGACATTTAATGACTTGTGTTCAGGTCAGAcatgcagtgtgttttatttcttaaatttaTTTCTCTGCCTTTGCAGACATTGATCCACAGGAAGAGCTGCGAGTGCAAGTATTACTACACAGCTATGGCTGCCAGGATCCAGTCACACAGCACTTATCTAACAAACTCGAGCTGTACGATCCGGCCCTGCTTTCTCCTGCCCACGAGCTGCCGGAGCTGCAGTGTCCACCATCGCCGACTTATAGAGAGATTTCCTCTGGTAGGATACACACGACTAACACTCTGACCTAACATGAAAGTTGTTTCTGTAAAAAAACGTACCCAAACATTTTAATCATAATTATGTTATATAGATGATGTTCTGGATTATTTGACCTGGATTTTTAAATATGACTTTATATTGTTAATAACTGAGACGATTGAGACTAagataatatatatagaaatattttactgtaattgattttttaaatttttttttaaatatttgcagATGAAGGGTTGGAGACAGATACAAATGAATTACTTGAGGATTCTGTGAACCACAGACCCCCCACACCAACAGGCTCCCTGTCGGAAAGTGAGCCCGAGCTCGAGCTGAGGCACGGGTTATCACTCCCTGTTGCTGATGAGGTGGAACGGCCCTGTACTCCTGGAGGAGGTTGTGAAACAGAGACGGAAACTCCTGTTTTATCCCCTGCTCacactcctcctctccctcctccaccttctcccACCGGcttccattttttcccctctcctacACTGTATTtgtctcctcctcccctcccaTCCTCCTATCCTGCCTATGAGGAAACTCCTAAAACACCAGGCAGGAATAACAGAGAGGAGCAGTTGTATCATACAGCAGCGATTACGCGAGACGCAGTGCTGAGGATGACGACGCACAGCCCGTTCTCTCATTCCTTTCTCTCAGTATCGCCTCACACAGGAAGCGGGATTCCCAGAACTCCGGGACGAGACACGAATCCATCCTCGCCTCATTCCGAGGACAGTGAAATCCAGTTTCAGAGGAGGGAGCGATGGCGAGGTCGCCGTCCAGGCTACTCGCAACAAATCCACATCCACAGCACCAGCTCGTCTCCTTACACCTCCTCCTCTGATTCCTCAAATTCAGAGACACAAGATTTGAACCTCTCTACAAATCAGCTGGCATGTTTTGATGATctcagaaagagaagagagaggatgCAACGCAAAAGGAGAATGATCCTCTCACAGAGAAACAGACGAAACAAAGACGATTTTCATCACCCGCCTGTGCGAGGTTCAGTCCCTAAATCATCGTATGATTTGACTCCGTATCTGAGCAGGGAACAGGCAGATCAGGCCAAAAAGCCGCTGCAGGGACTCGAGAACCGATTAGAAAACAGGCTTCAACAGGTGCCAACAGAAATCCAGAGACTCCCAGAACTGCTGTATccatggagaaagagaaaatccTGGCCTTACACGTCTTTGTTTGCCCCTCGGTCCAAACGGAGAGAAAGGCTACTCATCGACGCTGTCTGGACTAAAGGAGTAAACGTGGAGGAAATCGGCCATCTGAAGGCCTCATACGAGAAGATGCTGCTGCAAAACAACACCTTTGACTGGCTCAGAAGCACACACTGGGTCCCTCATCCTCATATCCTTACCTAAACTGTTCTACATTTTAGAAACATTTAGTCTAAATGGATCTGCTAGTCAAATTAAGCAGtttcaattacattttttcaATAGTCAGTTTACTTATAATGTAAAACATGAACAGGACCATTCAGATTGGACCAAAATCAGAGCAAAAATAATACAGGCTTGATTATAAAGAAATGGGTTTTACATACACAGTAAGTAAGAGGAAGGTTTTAGGGAAGTGTTTTGTGGCCCAAGCGAGGCTCAAACTGGAATTCTTCAAACTCAGGAGACAAAACAGAGTCAGGGGGAAAAGCAAGTCTCATGCTTTTTAcgcttttcttttcagttttccttttttttaatcttcatttTCCTTGTCTGCGTTTAGCCCTGATATACCATATCAGTAACCAACCCCTCTACAAACGTGTCCAAGCCTGGCCTTAAGTACCCTGCTTTGGCAGGTGCAGGCAATCCAGGTTAATCAGACCGGAGAATTTCTGGGCAGCTGTTCTGGTTTCCGTCTGACCGTTCAAGCTTTGCGCCGCTGTCGCCCTCTGCTGGCTGTCGGTGGTGTAGCGCGGCCTGTTACATGAGCAATTACATAAAACTGCTGTTTATTATCCCTTATCTTCACCTCTTTATGATTTTCTAAGCTTTGTATAAAATTAAAGGGTCATTAATATTCAAACACTTTTTTATATTGACTGAAATGAACTGAACAGCAGTATTTTTAAGCTATTTGACAGAcctagtgtgtgagtgtgtgtgtgttccttgaCTCCACTTTACCCAGCAGCGTTCCTCTGGAATGGCCACCAAAATTGCCAGGTGGGTCTCGCTATCACATGACTGGATCCGCACGAACAGAGGGATATTACATCATCAGCAAAGGGGATAAAATGCGCTacctccgacacacacacaccgcctcGGGAGAACTGACTGCAGACACTCAGGTGGGAATCGTTTGTGAAGGCAAAGTTGTAATATTACTgtctatccacacacacagagggacaataaaataaatcaataacagGCTGACTTTAGTTTAAGCATTTAATTCAACAGCTTAACAGGTGAGTATTAAGCACATTATGCACTACGTAATTGAAGttcttacaaaaaaaagtaagaatGAAGATGGTGTTTATGAAATCTTCTGCATGTTCTTAATTTTTTGGCCATCCTATGTCATATCAGATGCTTGGTATTcacatattgttttttttaaagactacACAACATGACGTACGATGCAGTTTAATATTTGTGATTAATCATTTTACACAAACCATACATAGATCTTAAAGGTCTTTAGAGCAAACATTAAATATTCAATACTGTGACTATTGATTCATTTTATGAATTCTGTATCCACGTAATTTAAGAATGTTCCAGCTCAGCTTCCCTCCTCATCCCGTTCCGGCTCGGATTTCCGAGCTGAACAGCGGCGCCTGCTCTCCTCCTTCAGCTGTGACAGCGACCTGCTCAAGTTCAACCAACTGAAGGTGAGACTCACACGGACACAGTCTGAATCCTATACCACACATCTTACCATGAAATAAACAAttgctaattttttttacactttacactggaCTGGTGATCTTTTCACATCTCACTGGTCCTGGGATATcatctgatttattttacagctgtcacatatacatgactagttattattattattattattattattattattaagcgtACATGTGCTGTGTTGTTAAATTCAGTTCCGTAAGAAGAGGCTGCGCTTCAGCAGGAGTCGGATCCATGACTGGGGATTGTTTGCAGAGGAGCCGATAGCTGCTGATGAGATGGTGATCGAATACGTCGGCCAGAGCATACGGCAGGTGAGACAAACCATAGTGCACACGAGCTCACAGGTCAATGGTTATTCCTCTCAAACAGCTCAGATATTTAGTGAACAATGTTTTTTACTTACTAAACATatctaaaacatacacaaaccaggaataacattatgaccaactgcgtaatattgtgttgatcccccttttgttgccaaaaaacacaagagctgcagttttggagatgctctgatccagtggtctagccatcacaatttggcccttcgtcaatctctctcaaatccttacgcttgcccatttttcctgcttctaatacatcaactttgaggacaaaatgttcacctgctacctagtatatcccacccactaacaggtgccatgatgaggagatcattgtCTTATTCATTttacctctcactgctcacaatgttatgcctgattggtgtatgtctAGTTCTCCTTCATATCAAGTATAGTTCTTTGCTTCAATTTTATATGTAGGCTAATGTATCAAAGTCCTATAGCTAGTTCTGAAGCTACATTGCGTGGCAACTTGCTACTACATTCTAGATGAAAACTGCTGGTTGAGATTTCAGAAAGTTTCTCCAgcagatgaaataaatatagtaaaaataaatggacTAAATGCAACAAATCAAATATCCTCTTCATTCTAacaatctgaataaaaaaaattctcagatTTAGAAGTGCATTCCATTTAAAGTAAAACCACTCGTCTTGGATTGCACATATAAATGAACTAAATTTAAGAACTAAGTTAAAAAAGATACATTGGGAAATACAGTGGAACGTTAGCATACAAATTCAATTTGTTCCaaaggcgagttcttaaggcaaatTTTTGtatcgtaagggagggcatttgtatgccaaggttccactgtaataaGAAAAAAGAAGTGTTAATAGAATTTGATGTTCAATATGTTATATGTCGTAACAGTACAAAATGCGCAAACATTAAGGAATGAAAAGTTTTGATAATTTCTCACTTCATGTCTTGTATAAAGAAAGTGGCCTTTTTTCTGGAGCTGCTGATGTTTGAACGCTGTCTTCAGGTGATAGCCGACATGCGAGAGAGACGATACGAGCAGGAAGGCATCGGCAGCAGCTACCTGTTCCGAGTCGACCAGGACACCATCATCGACGCGACCAAGTGCGGCAACCTGGCCAGGTTCATCAACCACAGCTGTAACGTGAGTAGAGATCAGTACTTCAGTCAAGACCGAATGCAGAGTCAAAGTCCGTCTATTCAATGTTTAAAAACCATAAccaaaaaatctaaataatcaTTTTAGTTTTGCTGTAAACTTAGCTGTTAGTCAGTCCTCATTaaatttcatgtatttatttttgaaattttGCTCATTGTTTTAAAGGTAGCTTTTACTCAGTTGATAAGAATAATTGATGATAATTGAGCTCCACAGTATTGTTGTTCCTGCTTTAGTTTTTTTATTCAAGAATCAGTCTGTTATTAAAGTTTTAATCAGAGGTTAATGTCCATTCAAAGCTAAACGTTTGGCTGACTTACTAagccatattaaaaaaaatgtataataaaaataacacctAGAAAAAGCTCTGTGTTCCACACTTACAGTTTACCAAAattataattgttttttaatcatctgtttatttttctcctgtTCACTTTCAGCCAAACTGCTATGCTAAAGTCATCACTGTAGAAGCCAAAAAGAAGATAGTCATCTATTCCCGCCAACCGATCAGCGTCAACGAAGAGATCACGTACGATTATAAATTCCCCATCGAAGATGAGAAGATCCCCTGTCTGTGTGGAGCCGAAAACTGTAGAGGAACTCTCAACTAGACCATCGACCACTGACCGATTGTGCCGTGCTACATGATGCCATTGCTTTTTTAGCATCTGAACTCCTTCAGTACAGGTCACTAACCCTCCACGACTCCTAAAGATGTTGCAATGCTGTTTTAAACACCAGACCACAAGTGGTGTAAATTACAATACACAAGGGACTTGTAATGACTTGGTTACTTCTTTTAAGTagatcattgtaataattaatgacACAGTATGAATCACATCTTCAGAGATATACATCCTAACAAAGAGGTGGTTATCTAATTAGAAACCCTAATCAACCTTCTATCTCCGGGGGGGATTCTATATTAAATCCAGAGATTGTGTGTACACAATTAattgtacagtactgtacagttattttttctttaacacGCATAAAGCATTTGAAttcacttcatcacacatcAGTCTGTGTGGTATTACACCTCAGCATGCAGGAGAAATAAAGTATATTTTCTTGCAGGAAGCATGAGTTCATGTCATCTCCATTTTTtcagacagaaataaatgattttattcatttattcggGTCAGTCACTTTATCAAGGGGTCAATGGATACTCATTCACACTAAGGGGAAATTTAGAGCTTTCTGTCATGTATTGGCATGTTTACTGGAGGTGAGACTGAACCGGAGAACCCACAGGACCTACATGGACATGCGGAGAACATGCGAAACCCCACACAGAGAGTAACTAACTCAGGATGAAACCTGGGATTCTGGTGCTGTGAAGATGCATGTGCTACTAACTGGAGATATTTATGGACTTAAAAATAATTCTATGGGATTAAATGTAA
Coding sequences within:
- the setd1bb gene encoding histone-lysine N-methyltransferase SETD1B-A isoform X2, encoding MMSESGEKEGQGDNECVESGAERTPNWSSYKLLVDPVLDSGKEKLYRYDGLHFSTPNPGINPPEVRDPRIARFWTKFKEKNLPLPKFKVDENYVGPPKEVTFARLNDNIKAAFLTDMCRKFGEIQEVEVLFNPKNKKHLGIAKVVFETIRGANDAVQKLHSTSVMGNRIHVELDPRGEKRTRYFQLLVSGLYTPFTLPLGEEAWGPQSPTYSSDSHNEYDPVKRLSHGLLSSSSMLLGSTPFDCSTPMSMDTAYSSMHQDTPCSFWQDTPHGSPTSQSNPGTPLHCESLAHTTDTYTYTDTHASKPIPQSTPFISSESQNTYHNPHLVQLTPHTPNARQGSLISVTQISWTSKGHVVSGGQSHKVGRAPRGGPRDRVWGNKYQNAYNRRPEHRYVHRPGFNRSHYRSGCTTNLVPLVTFQESSAAQTQLDKSHTGSSTNKPTGQTSMEAPTGSMDKEPIPPVSQRGNLCQEQTLCSQPLGKSLEVPQKTPGDIFNSPPHVPEVQEQDTSAIQTPERCISPEPERSPSTGSCPQEQVPSSLDSRIKMLFGTQSPDAEENEENSNSEDQLSLNIPQLSSKSGLPSPQSPDASPTPNFPAASSHCSSTQQTSFTMGFEDVSPFPLPDSTEEGEETRPSNEHLSKIPVISNVCSTSRPAQQLSHQSAMNILPLRQEASDQPVASGTCSSPAASVFPLPPPPVLLPPPGFPTVPPPVLPPMCGPSLPVLPPVPVRITPPPNLSVSPSPFCLAPQIPLGQINRPLRWTNPPAPPPSAPLPIPTRITQGKSHTVFPTPFSILPPPTPFTGMDGVRQACPTFNSAAVPGYRAPWPPSLLPVFDPSVPPPGYLPVTKSLHMATVDGVIAAVAAELRIIVKKDIHRRIVEGVAFAAFDQWWDEKEHTAKISMVPVKSGESKEKEPVKLRVLEPWQIMESMGTEGTVLGTGLGLGVRSALKLPSFKVKRKDPSGEDPLGAKKSRPSSSPVHTLSEETAVGQETHMQNEEAIEPQKEPEVSVVKRRHARPMELDSDEEEEQEEEEEEVKTSGNVEEQEESKKTNISNTDKDDDDEGAGEGERKQGRSSAVQVEKREARMKGMTEDETHSEVISIASSESSSITDYDSTLSSRTDSSSSDESCYSTDCEESVEDDEDEGESPYSEAPEEERATEEIWISSDEDVEEYVSHTPARSSANSWDDELVPPLTPSAPLSNDGDFDDALLDIDPQEELRVQVLLHSYGCQDPVTQHLSNKLELYDPALLSPAHELPELQCPPSPTYREISSDEGLETDTNELLEDSVNHRPPTPTGSLSESEPELELRHGLSLPVADEVERPCTPGGGCETETETPVLSPAHTPPLPPPPSPTGFHFFPSPTLYLSPPPLPSSYPAYEETPKTPGRNNREEQLYHTAAITRDAVLRMTTHSPFSHSFLSVSPHTGSGIPRTPGRDTNPSSPHSEDSEIQFQRRERWRGRRPGYSQQIHIHSTSSSPYTSSSDSSNSETQDLNLSTNQLACFDDLRKRRERMQRKRRMILSQRNRRNKDDFHHPPVRGSVPKSSYDLTPYLSREQADQAKKPLQGLENRLENRLQQVPTEIQRLPELLYPWRKRKSWPYTSLFAPRSKRRERLLIDAVWTKGVNVEEIGHLKASYEKMLLQNNTFDWLRSTHWVPHPPSSVPLEWPPKLPGGSRYHMTGSARTEGYYIISKGDKMRYLRHTHTASGELTADTQNVPAQLPSSSRSGSDFRAEQRRLLSSFSCDSDLLKFNQLKFRKKRLRFSRSRIHDWGLFAEEPIAADEMVIEYVGQSIRQVIADMRERRYEQEGIGSSYLFRVDQDTIIDATKCGNLARFINHSCNPNCYAKVITVEAKKKIVIYSRQPISVNEEITYDYKFPIEDEKIPCLCGAENCRGTLN